TCAGGTTTCAGTATGGCGAGGGATTTGCCGTTTTCGTCCTGGATGTGAAGTTCCACCCGGTCGGCTGTGGCTGCGAGGTTGTAGCCGAGAGAGACGCTTTCGGTGCCGAGGGTGAACTTTTCGCTGTCAAACACGGCCTCCCTGCCGATCAGGGAGAGTGCGGACATCTGCTGTTGCCCTTGGGTCGCACTGGTCAGGCTCTGCAGGGTTTCATTGACCGTGAAGAGCTGTTCCAATGAGCTGAACTGGGCCAGTTGTGCCGTGAATTCCGTAGGATCGGACGGGTTCAGCGGATCCTGGTTCTGCAGCTGGGTGACCAGCAGGGTGAGAAAATCCTCTTTCCCCATGGTCGAGTTGCCGGTAATGGCGGAAAGACTGCTGGATGTGCCACTGCCGGTTACAGAAGAGACGCTGGACATGTTTCTGTCACCTCCTTGTTCAGATTCTCAGACTCAGACCTCCCCGGCCTGTTTCAGACGGGCTGCTGAAGAGCGCAACATTCGCGGGCTCAGAAACCGTCTGGTGCGGGCCGAAGGAGCGGATCCGGTGAGCGGGTTGGTTGTGACGATCGAAGAACTCCTGCCCCTGCCGCCCTCCGGAGTCGACGCTGACCTCGATCTGATCGAGGTTGATTCCCTGATTCTGCAGGGCTTCCTGCAGGCGGGGAAGGTGTTTTTCGAGGATGTTCTGCACTTGCTGACTCTGGGTTACCAGTTGCGCCTTGAGATGATCCTTGTCCATTACCAGGTCGAGTTTGACCTCGCCCAGTTCTTCGGGATGCAACCGGATCACGACTCGGCTTTTTTCCCCCATGCGATGCATCGGCAGCTGGTGGAGGATCTGGTCGAGAACCCGGACGTCTTCGTTCGGGCTCGGGTTCACAGCCGGCATCTGCGAGCCGCCGGGAAGGGGACTTGCATTTCCGATGGTTGCCGGTTTTCCCTGGGCAGCCGAGGCAAGGGCATGATCGAAAAGCGGGGTCTTGCCCCCGGGTTCGATCAAGGGTTCGCCGGTTTCAGGGACGGAAGATCCGGCGTTTTGGTTCGACAAAGCTTCAGCCAGGCTGGCCTCGGCTTCCT
This portion of the Syntrophotaleaceae bacterium genome encodes:
- a CDS encoding flagellar hook assembly protein FlgD, producing MSSVSSVTGSGTSSSLSAITGNSTMGKEDFLTLLVTQLQNQDPLNPSDPTEFTAQLAQFSSLEQLFTVNETLQSLTSATQGQQQMSALSLIGREAVFDSEKFTLGTESVSLGYNLAATADRVELHIQDENGKSLAILKPEDKTAGTHFVSWDGLDLNGRQVSPGDYTLSILALDTAQEGIQAKPLFRSRISGVDLDPSGSVLVTGSGDFSLGDLISVRDQGL